In a genomic window of Macrobrachium rosenbergii isolate ZJJX-2024 chromosome 44, ASM4041242v1, whole genome shotgun sequence:
- the LOC136829264 gene encoding neurofilament heavy polypeptide-like, whose translation MEGTMASRWFFITVIGSCTLALPTTWYQAQESGGPPPLYGTLDNKESYQDPYMYMPYYESKWEGYNPSGTGGLWKRSVDNYMFYEDYIPEGLQDADVAAKKRVARAIFDTAKMVYDTDEDEGGESAKSEEKEEKESDKGAEKEGGSSSSSTSSSSSSEEEESEESEEWKKFAEDSAEAKEGGTPQKESKSVESNESMRDESSEGKESSESKSEESEESAESKSEESEESEESKSEESEESAESKSEESEESEESKSEESEESAESKSEESEESEESKNEESEESEESIESKGEESGESEESFESKSEDSGESEESFKSKSDESGESEESFESKSEDSEESSNETKSIESGESEKSKVEESGESSDKSESEVSQESEEAFKNESEELEDAETTDESKTETPEGNEETDESKSEESEKRKAKVKNQKEMEKLAKAKVKNLPRKKNQVRKLGNQVRKLGNQVMKKGVAKTKAKNPKGKRLKLRKKLQKERNLKRKASRVLRSQLRNQVRKLGNQVRKKGVAKTKAKNPKGKRLKLRKKLQKERNLKRKASRVLRSRAKKVLKKKIQEAKRESREINNRVMRMRLKVFRNRERINKLRSLLLQDNLVAMEVRLDNLKERKAAREATGNRKRRKKLNLKKSSKKDRRVVKTQKGLRKRADNLKVVVEEEKEQESKVETIGKGKHEQMMKDEGKSHQGKGNGGSRKGQGQQNKKSGGRNNSRRGRNNNRNQNRRHRRTSNNRQN comes from the exons ATGGAAGGCACCATGGCCTCCAG GTGGTTCTTCATCACAGTAATTGGGTCATGTACCTTAGCGCTGCCAACGACTTGGTACCAAGCCCAGGAATCGGGTGGCCCGCCCCCTCTCTACGGCACTTTAGACAATAAGGAGAGCTATCAGGATCCTTATATGTATATGCCTTACTATGAG AGCAAATGGGAAGGCTACAACCCATCGGGTACTGGTGGTTTATGGAAACGCTCCGTCGACAACTACATGTTCTACGAAGATTACATTCCCGAGGGCCTTCAAGACGCAGATGTTGCGGCCAAGAAACGAGTCGCTAGAGCTATTTTTGACACTGCGAAGATGGTTTACGACACTGACGAAGATGAAGGTGGGGAGTCCGCGAAgtcagaggaaaaggaagaaaaggaaagcgACAAAGGAGcagagaaggaaggtggaagtagcagtagtagtactagcagtagtagtagtagtgaggaGGAAGAAAGTGAGGAGTCCGAGGAGTGGAAAAAGTTCGCTGAGGACAGTGCAGAAGCCAAGGAGGGTGGGACACCTCAAAAGGAAAGTAAATCTGTAGAAAGTAATGAAAGTATGAGAGATGAATCTAGTGAGGGAAAAGAAAGTAGTGAAAGCAAAAGCGAGGAGTCTGAAGAAAGTGCTGAAAGCAAAAGCGAGGAATCTGAGGAAAGTGAGGAAAGTAAAAGCGAGGAGTCTGAAGAAAGTGCTGAAAGCAAAAGCGAGGAATCTGAGGAAAGTGAGGAAAGTAAAAGCGAGGAGTCTGAAGAAAGTGCTGAAAGCAAAAGTGAGGAATCTGAGGAAAGTGAGGAAAGTAAAAATGAGGAATCGGAAGAAAGTGAGGAGAGTATTGAAAGCAAGGGCGAAGAATCAGGAGAAAGTGAGGAGAGTTTTGAAAGCAAGAGTGAAGACTCAGGAGAAAGTGAGGAGAGTTTTAAAAGCAAGAGTGACGAATCAGGAGAAAGTGAGGAGAGTTTTGAAAGCAAGAGTGAAGACTCTGAAGAAAGTAGCAATGAAACCAAAAGTATTGAATCAGGGGAAAGTGAGAAAAGCAAAGTTGAGGAATCTGGAGAAAGCAGcgataaaagtgaaagtgaagtttCTCAAGAAAGTGAGGAGGCATTTAAAAACGAGAGTGAAGAACTCGAAGATGCTGAGACAACTGACGAAAGCAAAACTGAGACACCTGAAGGAAACGAGGAGACTGATGAAAGCAAAAGTGAAGAATCAGAAAAACGCAAAGCAAAAGTGAAGAATCAGAAGGAGATGGAGAAACTGGCCAAGGCCAAAGTgaaaaatcttccaaggaagaagaatcAAGTAAGGAAACTGGGGAATCAAGTAAGGAAACTGGGGAATCAAGTAATGAAAAAGGGAGTGGCGAAGACAAAAGCCAAGAATCCGAAGGGAAAGAGACTGAAACTGAGGAAGAAACTGCAGAAGGAAAGGAATCTCAAAAGGAAAGCCTCGAGGGTGCTGCGGAGCCAACTGAGGAATCAAGTAAGGAAACTGGGGAATCAAGTCAGGAAAAAGGGAGTGGCGAAGACAAAAGCCAAGAATCCGAAGGGAAAGAGACTGAAACTGAGGAAGAAACTGCAGAAGGAAAGGAATCTCAAAAGGAAAGCCTCGAGGGTGCTGCGGAGCCGCGCGAAGAAAGTCCTCAAGAAGAAAATTCAGGAAGCCAAGAGGGAGAGTCGGGAGATAAACAACAGAGTGATGAGAATGAGGCTGAAAGTTTTCAGGAACAGGGAGAGAATAAACAAACTTCGGAGCCTCCTTCTACAGGACAACCTGGTGGCGATGGAAGTCAGACTGGACAatctgaaggagaggaaggcagCCAGGGAAGCAACGGGGAACAGAAAGAGGCGGAAGAAACTAAACCTGAAGAAGTCCAGCAAAAAGGACAGGAGGGTGGTCAAAACTCAGAAGGGACTGCGGAAGCGAGCGGACAATCTCAaggtggtagtggaggaggagaaagagcagGAAAGCAAGGTTGAAACGATTGGAAAAGGGAAACATGAGCAAATGATGAAAGATGAAGGAAAATCTCACCAGGGAAAAGGAAATGGAGGATCCAGAAAGGGACAAGGACAACAAAACAAGAAGTCAGGAGGAAGGAACAATTCACGGAGAGGGAGAAA CAATAATCGAAATCAAAACAGAAGACACCGACGCACTTCGAACAACAGACAAAACTAG